From the Palaemon carinicauda isolate YSFRI2023 chromosome 42, ASM3689809v2, whole genome shotgun sequence genome, one window contains:
- the LOC137633327 gene encoding uncharacterized protein — MERMISLALFLPLVRAQIIFPDDMNTSIASTNPSTSFFPGLELTSVPDDISVDMTRVLPQQDTEHSRPSASVTLLPEMNLTVISNLKPIPSVVPGFFSSQLAEITPTLMPSLVAFSSSSRVFADIEQESLLQSTSTETKRVLSIPGRVDQLVTRITPRPTFVIRTSVPPSDGASEFTRSGTSTKAPHSFVTPKPVGHNPVPTQSNSDGTPFIQSSQTDASVPSAVFNSFVTPTLSVTAASSVFTSSHVLEESDHHGEQYSTDSVQQGTTTTVAVDTSTPAQEVDTQVVISVMENKDEPLNDGVDSNPQPCKTPLGETGNCTQLTYCQPYSQLRDKTNSSIAVNFLRGRVCRILPRSLFFCCPHGDPILPVGF; from the exons ATGGAACGGATGATCAGCCTAGCGTTGTTCCTGCCACTGGTGCGCGCACAGA TTATTTTCCCAGATGACATGAATACCTCCATAGCATCAACAAATCCATCAACTTCATTCTTCCCTGGGTTAGAATTGACATCTGTACCAGACGATATCTCGGTTGACATGACACGAGTCCTACCACAACAGGACACTGAGCATTCACGTCCCTCAGCTTCTGTGACGCTTCTGCCGGAAATGAACTTAACAGTCATATCGAATTTGAAACCAATCCCTTCAGTGGTTCCAGGATTCTTTTCATCTCAACTTGCAGAAATTACCCCAACGCTAATGCCTTCCTTAGTAGCCTTCAGTTCATCTTCAAGAGTTTTTGCAGATATAGAACAAGAATCACTGCTTCAATCGACTTCTACAGAAACGAAGAGAGTGCTCTCGATTCCAGGAAGGGTAGACCAACTCGTTACAAGAATCACTCCTAGACCCACTTTTGTGATCCGAACATCTGTTCCACCATCCGATGGTGCATCTGAGTTTACCCGGTCAGGCACAAGCACAAAGGCACCACACAGCTTTGTAACACCAAAGCCAGTCGGTCACAACCCAGTACCTACACAGTCAAATTCAGATGGCACACCATTTATTCAGTCATCTCAAACCGATGCATCAGTTCCATCAGCCGTTTTTAATTCGTTTGTAACGCCAACTTTATCTGTAACAGCTGCGTCTTCTGTATTCACTTCATCACATGTTTTAGAAGAGTCAGACCATCATGGTGAGCAATATTCCACAGACAGCGTGCAGCAGGGTACCACAACTACAGTTGCTGTGGATACTTCCACACCTGCTCAAGAAGTAGACACCCAAGTAGTCATCAGCGTAATGGAGAATAAGGATGAGCCCTTAAATGATGGAGTTGATAGCAATCCACAGCCCTGCAAAACACCACTGGGTGAAACTG GGAACTGCACTCAGCTGACCTATTGCCAACCTTACTCTCAGCTCAGAGACAAGACTAACAGTAGCATCGCAGTCAATTTCCTCAGAGGGAGAGTTTGCAG gaTTCTACCTAGGTCCCTATTCTTCTGCTGCCCGCATGGAGATCCCATTCTCCCAGTAGGTTTCTAG